The genomic segment AAACTCGTACAACCaggttatttaaatatataacattttatttcgatGTAGAGTAAATACTGTGGAAATTctgaaataatgttttttttccccataCCAACAGGACCTTTGCATTTAAATagttacacatttacacatCTCCATCCAGTGACAATGAAAAGCTTCTctaaaaagattttttttgtctttaaatttttatatttatttcatattttccctTGTAAAGAAATAGTTCAAGTATAAAAATTCCCAACAGTGTCGATGGCCCATTGGATCATTATTGAAGGCTAGAAGGAAAAAGCATGCATTGACAGACTACATTCTAATGGAGAAAGCAGCTTTTTTTGTCTTAAATATTATCTCGTTTTTTTCATCAGCACTAAACATTGATGAAGCACTGAACATGTTGCATGCAAGTAGGCcagtattttaaaaataaaatcagtTTCCATATAAAAGGCATTAAGCTTGCTGAAATGTCATCTCATGTTAAGGATTCcaaaaggcaaaaaaaacatgtctATAGTTATACAGTGCACATAACAAAATGGTCTCTTAAATAACTCCTACAACAACATTTTGGTTGaatatgttaataataataatataatacaaatattattaataataataataataataataatattacgaCTAAAACTACTCaataacttatatatatatgccttgAGATGAGTACataatattataaatacagtacgcctGCCAAGTCATACCCTTAGAGAGCCAACAGAGTCAACACTCTAAATAAATAGCCTAGCTTAAATACTACACTTCTCCtccctcgtttttttttttgttttactcaTTTTTAAATGATTCTCTTAAATAGCAATAACACATGTAAGGCACGCAGAGGAGGAAGACCCGCATGACGTCAGAGAGCTGGAAGACACAGCGGCCGcgcccccccccgacccctgaccccctgacccctgaccgaGGACAGGCGTGAGGCAGGCCTGTCTTTGGTTTGAGCAATCGTACACAAGAGGCCAAGTCCGGCAGTATAGgtctgtgtctgagtgtctgagtgtgtgtgtgtgtgtgtgtgtgtgtgtgtgtgtgtgtgtgtgtgtgtgtgtgtgtgtgtgtgtgtgtgtgtgtgtgtgtgtgtgtgtgtgtgtgtgtgcaaacctgACATCAGCATGGAGGTGCGTGTGCGACCGTGGGTGTTGGAATGGGGCTGGGGTGTGATTGGGGgtaatgggggaggggggggtccccCACAAAATAGGGCAGGGGGATTAAAAAGTGAAAGGTCGACATTCAAGCACAAGTGATGCCTTCTTTTCCAGAACGATCCGTCTGTGTGGCGCTGGAGACCCACCTACCGGCAGCttgcctccccctccatctttctctccctctttttgtccctctatccctctcagaGTGTAAACCTTTGTGTCGTGACGCTACGTGTGAAAGGTCGACACGTGTGTGCACGGCTGTGTTtcggcgtgtgcgtgcgtgtgtatagtTTGCGCGCGGGGCCAGTGTCCTCGCCCTAAAGTAACTGATTCAGTGATCTCTATTGATACCCCCGCACCGATGCCAGCCCCTTCATGTCgagggtctttgtgtgttttgttcatcaccaccccccaaacaccccccccgGTCCAAAAGTTTGTAAAAGAACTGATGACTTCTCTGTTTTCTCTTTCCTGCGTGGTTTGGTTTAGTTGTGTTTGTCTCTAggtgatgtgtttgttttgcatagCTGGAGGTCGAGAGACACAcaggattagagagagagacattcggCGTCAGGAAAGCTAACAAAAAGATGGTAGTTGTACAAAAAATATGTTCCGACTTGTGTTCACTCCTTTTTACAAACTCAACTTCCTGACAGAGGTTTGCatcttaaaaataataacaataaccatACAACAGACCTAACATGGTGGAAAACGACTCCTCTACATTTCCCTGATTATCAGAAAATATAAACTCCCGAAAAGCAATTGAAAAgacgaaaaataaaataattataataataataataattataataataacagtagCCCACTGTAGTAAGAGTAACAATAATACATATGTTATGAGGGCATGGAAGAACCAGTTACACTTTTGGAAAGTGTCTGGATATCTTCACAATGAGGAATAGCTAGCCTACGATGCTAACGCTAACAACAGCAATGGGACTCAATAAGGCTTAGTTTACAGCTATACCCACCACAGGGATTAGTTCCTGCATTTGTCAACTAGAAATAAGTACTCTACTACAATGATAATCAGAATGATACTAataaaagttataacaataaaagtaCTAATAATAGTCAATCACCCTCCTAACTTTGTTCTGAGAGATTCTTCCTTGTTCTCGCATAAATACGCACGTTTTGTTGTATGGTTGAAACACAGCAAGTTGGAAAGCTACTGCATGAAGTTCCCACCTCACCatcccatcatcatcatcatcaccaccaccatcatcaccatcattatcttcattatcttcatcatcatcaccaccatcaccaccaccatcaccaccaccaccaccaccaccaccatcatcaccaccaccaccaccatcagcttCAACCTGCATGACTCGGCGATCTTCGAGTCTCCAGCCCTCCcactcgccccccccccgccaccttTACGGCCCATCCTCCCTCTTCCTTTTCTTCCATCGGCCCCCCTTGTGCTCCTGACCAATCAGACAGAGCGCCTGTGGGCGAGGGCGGGCCTTGCCTCCTCCCTGCTGCGTGTCCATTGGCTGCAGTGGCTGCTATTGCATGCGGTCGGTCAGCTGCTGGGGCTGGTACTGGCcgaaggcggcggcggcggcggcggcggctgacCCGGGCGCCGCGCCGGCCGCGGTCAGCGGCTGCTGAACGGCGTAGCCGTAGCCGGCGGCCGCGGCGGTCATGTAGCCCGGGGCAGCGGGCGAGGCGGCGTACGGGTACTGCTCgtaggcggcggcggcggcggcgtactGGGCGTAGGCGGCGCCGGTGTAGTCGATGTACGGGGAGGAGGCGCTGGCGGCCGAGGCGGCGCTGGCGGCGTTGGGCTGCATGTGGGGGATGACCATGCTGGGCTGCATGAAGGCCTGTGGGTACACGTAGTGCGCCGGGATCCTGCGGGGagacaacagacaaacacacggtGAGCCTTTCCTCCAGACACTGagaacaccccccacccccctcctccccaaaccCAACTCCACCACACCGCTGCCAAGCGCTCCCTCCCGCCTTCCGCCGCCCACCAAACCCCCCGTTCCAAACCAGCAGTCAGAAACACCCAGGGACCCCCCAGGCCTGGTCGTcgggattagattagattagtaCAGGGTCAGAAGAGAGCTCtctggagagaggaggcagaagaagagagaaagcaGGCTGGACAGACCAGGGAGGCTGTTGGTTTGATCTCTTGTGCTTAAGGGTTTGGCTTGAATACGTGTTTTAGATCGAGTCGAGCCCCAGGTatggggtgatgatgatgatgatgatgaggatgatgaggatgataatgatgatgatgatgataatttcAGACTGGTTGTGTTGCTACTCGGGAAAAAATTAAGACCACTCGAATTTTGGATTAGTCTATGGTTTTAGTTTACATTGAGCCGTCGTCCGAACCTTAAGAGATATGTGTACGGATAAGAGACAAGAACGAGAgaggtaatgagagagagagagagagagagagagagagagagagagagagagagagagagagagagagagagagagagagagtgtgagcgagTTGGAGAGCTGACAGATTGTCACATGTGGACGTGCGTTTGATGCCAGTCCATGGCCGTTAGGGGCAGTcatgggaggggtgtgtgtgtgtgtgtgtttgtgtgcgtgtgtgtgtgtgtgtgtgtgtgtgtgtgtgtgtgtgtgtgtgtgtgtgtgtgtgtgtgtgtgtgtgtgcgtatgtgtgtgcgtgtgcgtgtgtgtgtgtgtgtgtgtgtgtgtgtgtgtgtgtgtgtgtgtgtgtgtgtgtgtgtctgtgtgtatgtgtgtgtgtgtgtgtatgtgtgtgtgtgtgtgtgtgtgtgtgtgtgtgtgtgtgtgtgtgtgtgtgtgtgtgtgtgtgtgtgtgtgtgtgtgtgtgtgtgtgtgtgtctgtgcacgcaTTTTGGCGTGGTTAAAGTTGAGAGCCAAGGGGGGAGCATTGTGAAAATGTCAGTGCCCCTTTGACCGCTGGATAGTTTTACAAAGGGGGGAAAAAACCCTGTGTGGTGTTTGGTTTTTGGACCAAAAAGTCAAGGCTGGTGTTGGTGGTCTGAGGGTGAGAGTGGGGTTGGGGCTGGTGTTGGTGGGCAGAGGGATGCTACATTTAAATAAGCAATGAGGAAACAATGAACACATTCTGCCCTCAGTGATATGATCACATCCCACCACCCCAGGCTGAGGGCAGAGGGCTGCTTAAAGACCCACTTTATAGGAACGTGGGCAGAACGGATTCAGGGAAGAGCGCCAACTCatgactagagagagagagagagagagagagagagagagagagagagagagagagagagagagagagtgggggagagagagagagtgagagagagagagacagagagagagagagagagagagagagagagagagagagagagagagagagacagagagagagagtgtgggggagagagagagagagagagagagagagagagagagagagagagagagagagagagagagagagagagagagagagagagacagggacaaacTTGAATGACTGACTCCCTATAGCGTCTCTTCGAGGCTTTGATGTCTGGTCCGTGTAAAAGTGATTTAGCCCCAACAACAGCCTTCTTGTTTTGAGTGAGCACCAAATAGTTGTGGAGATCAATCTAATATTTACAGAACCGTTAGGTTGCTGTAGAGTACTCGGCTTGACAAATGTCAGGGAAACTATTCGCTGGTTGCTATGTACAGGTTGAGTATCGTTTCCATCGACAATGATGTGCTATGTGGGAGACGTCTTCAAGTGGGATGAGGTTGTTTGGAAGTAGTGTGTGGATACGTGTGCTTTAAAAAGTATAAACAGGGGGATGGACAAATTTTGATTGGGCAATATAGGACTAAATAAGCCTGAGCACTTAGAGAAGGATTTCAGACCCATTGGaatcaggaagggggggggggggaacatggCAGGTGGAGACAACTTAAAGTGCGAAGCATAGCTTATAGAGAATTAATATCTTGGCATCCCTAACCAAACAATCAAATCACTGGTGTACCGAAAGCTGGTTTCGGTACACCAACCACTCTAACAACAGCAGCCGGTAACAACGTTGTACAAACCcaagcgtgagagagagaaaatgattcATTGGGACAACGTTGTGGGAAAAGGATAacagcacattcacacaaactgGAAGACGGAGGTTTTTGAAGAAAAGCCCTGGGCTGAGGAGGAGTAATGCTGAAGATGATGGCGCTAGTTTACTAAGTCCTGGCCGACCATCGTCTCCATGAGGAGGACACAGTGAAGCCTttcagacgcacaaacacacatacacaaacaagcacacgccCACATTTACGCACATGGAGACCAACATATACTGTCAAGAGATTTATCGTGGAATAATTATTTTGCCTCGTGTTTCCATTGTAACATTTATTAAGTCAAAAGGGTTATTTGATGGATAACCAATGTATTACTCAGAGAGTAGGATTATTCATTTGGACATAATTtggagtttatttaaaaaatgaccaCAACATATCTCTGTTTCTTGAGAATGGGTCATAAATAAACACTAGGTCTATTGTAGTGGTGCAGACTTCAGTGGAACTGAAGATCAGATTTGAGGGTATTAATCAACACTCTTTACTAAATGATTAACCCTTTATAGAAAACCCATGTCTCTATATTTAAAGTATTGCTAGAAGCGCATCAGTTTATAGGTTACAGCTTCACCACCTCGCTATGCACTTCCATGTGGACAACAGAGTCCAGTCTACAGCTCTCAAGTTGTCCCCAGGTTGGTGACCCAGCCTGGGGACAGACTGCAcagtgacaggggggggggtgtgtctgtgcgtacgGTAGCTATTTATTGCTGGTGGAACGTGTCTTAAGGAATGGGACAACCCGTCCTATTGAGACCCTCTCTGTAAATGCCAGCTGCGGTCGATGGAGTCCAGGCCCCACCTACCCTCCCACTGTGTTCATGGGGTGGGCTGTTTGGTATTGCGGGGTATTTGCCCTATCCCTAGCCCCTAACGACTacaacagacagaaagacagaccaagagacagacaaccacacacagttCATACAGCATGAAGCTGTCCCGTTtacccataacccccccccgctccttcacAACATGTGGCTGGAGAGGGGTGATGACCAAGGTTAAAGTCTGAGTGTCAGAACTGAGGAGGACAGTCTTACAGGACTGGAGTGTCCCTAACGTGCGTGCTCGTCTGTCTGAGGGTCATGCTTCTCATCTGGAATGTTGTTGTCTTACGAGCAAAGAGTTCACTA from the Gadus morhua chromosome 22, gadMor3.0, whole genome shotgun sequence genome contains:
- the rbm24a gene encoding RNA-binding protein 24 codes for the protein MHSTQKDTTYTKIFVGGLPYHTTDSSLRKYFEVFGEIEEAVVITDRQTGKSRGYGFVTMSDRSAADRACKDPNPIIDGRKANVNLAYLGAKPRVMQQGFTFGVPQIHPAFIQRPYGIPAHYVYPQAFMQPSMVIPHMQPNAASAASAASASSPYIDYTGAAYAQYAAAAAAYEQYPYAASPAAPGYMTAAAAGYGYAVQQPLTAAGAAPGSAAAAAAAAFGQYQPQQLTDRMQ